One part of the Astatotilapia calliptera chromosome 9, fAstCal1.2, whole genome shotgun sequence genome encodes these proteins:
- the LOC113029763 gene encoding oxygen-regulated protein 1-like: MMNEAGLRNALPDQSSGSGQTFATSRHPSVIDPVLSKRVCFYKSGDPQFNGLRLVINNRTFKTFDALLDSLSKKVPLPFGVRNITTPRGIHAVKSLDELKDGKSYICSDSRKVKPINLALARKKLPPWYHARPVSSHRRTIQQGRFFPGQSIHKQEPVLIRTPKSLLVFRNGDPSVKHTVVLHKKTSPSYEAILEYISELMQFHVVKLHTPDGRRVDGVPGLILCSGTVVAVGREPFRPANYSAQKSPSPTWRRTKQMSLKRQKALNRKKKSRNFSSSSERYIVHQIHNTIAESSCDIRSNPTNSVELESNRILESVAETDGNEAEGQDYMLPSDDNIEKSFQVNQDGSMTVEMKVRLTIKEEEAIHWTTTLTRSSVTSQHNASSLPETEAELDICSPKSNSLDLQSLAATVDTKWNKDKTQDNNDDDPPSLGNGALSESGKEEEIVKNHSDALSSGRAPTPGYKKISKKQASVESIISVTEDGIQQGTIGSYSYSEQTGNGTMTEQYCMAKQSSTRPVPKPRRLSSVDVNSKNVSGFKSAEMSEIVQSESSGEEVTETVMHIYEQQTCQDNFLANVCAHTTTTVGRPPTSETGQMSSNNKFESELCRPSTASESISIWKSESMSVKLQHNGGGKNRQQQFQNPRKIQTKTHQKGASMDKRASSKPKVVRRLATPRKRLKQNTAEATEAHKKVKAFSSAGYIRRIYGNKMKSSKNLKKRPAQNRDRGVTAKSSEVSDETTRSTDKDSNVQSVLKKSIERVCFDTSQMNVSPNEVSQIRGILTRQTSMHVEKRSENEPDDINGSVLPAFNTSSAVTNEYVESWLQKAHLNHPSHLHEERQKLEAENGKYKEPKNKHDLIDVAEDVKCSEIQMCQTSEPPPESSLATSVKLRVQSFENKSSPPVEKATARQQLHHSPSTKNTGNQKNESQKEEINHPVPPSDKISTETLLDSEVENKSSSVRISFQKATPLNTLSMELPPPPPPAESTELSNTEYCTEDALLVNSSPLYRLSSVSSEGTDNNPLPISPTSFKDDTTALLSRTPSIKRAPLVSNLSLERKMSVRKASVDKYALSSEATPEKTTSFTENNTVGGDGICSTPSQRSIEAQLEPAHWSGLTSCPSCGNSVSPSSLTSDERLSSPSISSNDASVPSNTPFKVREMSKETQKETSTPKILVKKAKAKTSPSPERKFENRPVDKTLSPNIRPQKHAASDGSPSTERKQTNKPKLQKRLSPYSQSLDMASPPVKHKSGRKLLSKDLSSDNPSEQTTIRQTTTSILRKNHQTPQSLNSKAELDKMLTSVTFMPLEADQCIEKNETEGEAADQENPVTNMQIIKPSNTAKQPSMKPVLEKICYSIKSIRQMTQNKRPSCLEKSNSLPDFSSHVASTFGSSSKALLAFLAVMTLQEGLTNLNRNELNANSVSCAEALKMIDSLKEIAGIEDSHRLQTSLSNLQKTASKQLLQSWKGFQELSDKCKSRSSTPNGSEAELLTGENPEQERVAEENIIDEIMDNLDVPEKLKEELASLSLSPKSESDITESSPKDSSKEIADHFFKEKAATVLDSTPDDKVDVDVRSIIKQTQQSGADKSHLMAEEAKDKPTIPTTKDNDPPANPTVTEEKWLHSKASMLQENKEDLQSCQDTSRENIIKVEVGSKKNFKKDSGADDEGQKKNSSASKELAERGSCKQSVISSDAGELKSSGDESETSCEEIKHESIEGEDLSKPESPSEEEDSKLPSPSQYVELNVREEKSITSQDRENRTKVTCTEMSKGDSSAPVCQPSSEKEHPSQTYSMGLTDESTGNSDMDEPSSEEEQPEVDSKKLQVIVEESTEEEQEDMEAKQLCDLPDDREQKKRASSSLTALIEEPNEDKVSSEDEDPYIEETYIYDRTNSESTHSNLIENQTLEKESCGFNADDDSGNDHNSFEEHADEEEPKVQEEKITSSIEELSYYEKESSSEEENAHVDRYKGETVTDQAAPALATQSEGTTSEKSVEKVQSEEMISQSVAERVILLEKRVADAEKRKSTTKSSAVRFYSQKEAPQDSGDEDSPCESPTSQVTLCTRSAPQSSLSFSYDSSGVITTEPEGSRVRSIREMFLARSATNIQQTRFPIPHTSELAELRAETSVSGGYQSQTSSELSSGEDDSARKSITKGFVRRTIERLYGKKDANTAEEASERPPSEPKQEKNGQSGILASFHTARSKAMSELSYFYSTNALDTLSEATRCIAFNAQVGPGDSIPIDNGRWLLRDNTLIRKSVSDPIGINKSFTNTPEGKGAFEDTEEKSPYSLFATKPEPEEDKTKLLSGKCTYFSLPHGSESDIYQDELSTVSKSSAYDDSITEEKDSSEDTKTWAERNGMLPADFKMMDNKVHPMMEPQPEGEVVVVVQPGKAQGVVNRRLPEQDVLDVLYNFCGQHCPLL; the protein is encoded by the exons ATGATGAATGAGGCAGGACTTCGGAACGCCCTCCCTGACCAGTCATCGGGGAGTGGGCAAACTTTTGCCACCTCACGCCACCCAAGCGTCATTGACCCTGTCTTATCAAAGAGGGTCTGTTTCTACAAGAGCGGAGATCCTCAGTTCAATGGTTTGCGCCTTGTCATCAACAACCGCACCTTTAAGACCTTTGATGCACTCTTGGACAGTCTCTCCAAGAAGGTGCCCCTGCCGTTTGGGGTGAGGAACATCACCACTCCTCGGGGGATTCATGCAGTCAAATCTTTGGATGAACTTAAGGATGGGAAATCCTACATTTGCTCCGATAGCCGTAAGGTAAAGCCCATCAATCTGGCACTGGCCAGGAAGAAGCTGCCACCCTGGTACCACGCCAGACCGGTTAGCTCTCACCGTCGGACTATTCAGCAGGGTCGGTTTTTCCCAGGCCAGAGCATCCACAAACAGGAGCCAGTGCTTATTCGCACACCCAAGAGCCTACTGGTTTTCCGCAATGGGGACCCCTCTGTAAAACACACTGTGGTGCTTCACAAGAAGACTTCTCCAAGTTACGAGGCTATCCTGGAATATATCTCAGAGCTCATGCAGTTCCATGTGGTGAAATTACACACTCCTGATGGCAGACGT GTTGACGGTGTTCCAGGCTTGATATTGTGCTCTGGAACTGTGGTAGCTGTGGGCAGGGAGCCATTCAGGCCTGCAAACTACAGTGCACAGAAATCTCCATCTCCAACATGGCGGCGTACCAAGCAAATGAGTCTCAAGAGGCAAAAGGCTTTGAATC GTAAAAAGAAGTCAAGGAATTTTTCCTCGTCATCTGAGAGGTACATCGTTCATCAGATCCACAACACCATCGCAGAGAGTTCCTGTGATATACGCAGCAACCCCACAAACTCTGTTGAGTTGGAGTCAAATCGCATCCTGGAGTCTGTAGCAGAGACAGATGGCAATGAAGCTGAAGGGCAGGACTACATGCTGCCCAGCGACGACAATATTGAGAAGTCCTTCCAGGTGAATCAGGACGGCAGCATGACGGTGGAGATGAAGGTGAGGTTGACAATTAAGGAAGAGGAAGCCATCCACTGGACCACCACCCTGACACGCTCAAGCGTGACCAGCCAGCATAATGCGAGCTCTTTACCGGAGACTGAGGCAGAGCTGGACATCTGCTCGCCTAAATCAAACTCACTGGATTTACAGAGTCTTGCTGCCACTGTCGACACCAAGTGGAACAAGGACAAAACTCAAGACAACAATGACGATGATCCACCATCGCTCGGTAATGGAGCTTTAAGTGAGAGCGGTAAGGAAGAGGAGATCGTCAAAAACCACTCAGATGCATTGTCCTCTGGGAGAGCTCCAACACCAGGATACAAGAAAATTAGCAAAAAGCAAGCCTCTGTGGAGAGTATCATATCAGTTACAGAAGATGGGATTCAGCAAGGAACTATTGGCTCTTATTCCTACAGTGAGCAGACAGGAAATGGAACAATGACAGAGCAGTATTGCATGGCCAAGCAGAGCAGCACTAGACCGGTGCCCAAACCAAGAAGACTCAGCTCTGTTGATGtcaacagtaaaaatgtttctgGATTTAAATCTGCAGAAATGAGTGAGATCGTGCAGAGTGAATCCAGCGGAGAGGAGGTGACTGAGACAGTCATGCACatatatgaacagcaaacatgccaGGACAATTTCCTTGCAAATGTTTGTGCACACACTACTACGACTGTTGGAAGGCCACCTACTTCAGAAACAGGGCAGATGTCATCGAATAATAAATTTGAATCAGAACTCTGCAGACCGTCAACTGCATCCGAGTCCATTAGTATCTGGAAGAGTGAAAGTATGTCAGTAAAGTTGCAGCACAATGGTGGAGGAAAAAATAGACAGCAGCAGTTCCAAAATCCcagaaaaatccaaacaaagacCCATCAAAAAGGCGCCAGCATGGATAAGAGGGCATCCTCAAAGCCCAAGGTGGTTCGGAGGCTCGCAACACCACGAAAAAGACTAAAACAGAATACTGCAGAGGCAACGGAAGcacataaaaaagtaaaagcttTCTCCAGTGCCGGATACATTAGGAGGATTTATGGAAACAAAATGAAGTCATCGAAAAACCTTAAAAAGAGACCAGCACAAAACAGGGACAGAGGTGTTACAGCAAAGAGCTCAGAAGTGTCAGATGAGACAACAAGAAGCACGGACAAAGATTCAAATGTGCAatcagtattaaaaaaatccatagAGAGAGTTTGTTTTGATACAAGCCAGATGAATGTTTCTCCCAATGAAGTCAGCCAGATACGGGGAATACTAACACGGCAGACATCGATGCATGTGGAGAAAAGGAGCGAAAACGAGCCCGATGATATTAATGGAAGCGTGTTGCCTGCTTTTAACACCTCCAGCGCTGTTACAAATGAATATGTAGAAAGCTGGCTGCAGAAAGCCCACCTCAACCACCCGTCTCACCTGCATGAGGAACGTCAAAAACTGGAAGCAGAAAATGGCAAGTATAAAGAGCCTAAAAATAAGCATGACCTGATCGATGTGGCAGAAGATGTAAAGTGTTCGGAAATACAAATGTGTCAAACTTCAGAACCTCCACCAGAGAGTTCACTGGCAACATCTGTCAAACTTAGAGTCCAGTCTTTTGAAAACAAATCGAGTCCACCCGTCGAGAAAGCTACAGCCAGGCAGCAACTTCATCATTCTCCaagcacaaaaaacacaggaaaccaGAAGAACGAAtcccaaaaagaagaaataaaccaTCCTGTGCCACCAAGTGATAAGATCTCAACAGAAACACTGTTAGACAGTGAAGTGGAAAATAAATCAAGCTCAGTCCGGATCTCGTTCCAAAAAGCAACGCCACTTAATACGCTTTCAATGGAGCTACCACCGCCACCTCCTCCTGCTGAAAGCACAGAGCTATCAAACACTGAATACTGCACGGAAGATGCGTTATTAGTGAACAGCAGCCCATTATACAGGCTCTCATCAGTGAGCAGTGAAGGGACAGATAATAATCCATTACCCATCAGTCCTACGTCATTTAAAGATGACACAACAGCATTGCTCTCAAGAACACCCTCTATTAAAAGGGCCCCTTTGGTCAGTAATCTGTCTCTTGAAAGGAAAATGTCAGTGAGAAAGGCTTCTGTTGATAAATATGCTTTAAGCAGTGAGGCCACTCCAGAGAAGACCACATCATTTACTGAGAACAACACTGTGGGAGGTGATGGCATCTGTTCAACACCATCGCAGCGATCAATCGAAGCCCAACTAGAACCGGCACACTGGTCAGGTCTGACGAGCTGCCCGTCGTGTGGTAATTCTGTGTCCCCATCTAGTTTAACATCTGATGAGAGGCTGTCATCGCCCAGTATCTCATCAAATGATGCATCAGTGCCAAGTAATACCCCATTTAAAGTGAgagaaatgagtaaagaaactCAAAAAGAGACATCAACACCTAAGATCCTggtgaaaaaagcaaaagcaaaaaccaGCCCATCTCCAGAGAGGAAGTTCGAAAACCGCCCCGTGGATAAAACTCTGTCTCCAAACATCAGACCACAAAAACATGCAGCTTCAGATGGCAGCCCCTCCACTGAGAGAAAGCAGACTAATAAACCAAAACTGCAAAAGAGACTCTCTCCATATTCCCAGTCTCTGGACATGGCGTCGCCGCCTGTCAAACACAAGTCAGGTAGAAAGTTGCTCTCCAAAGATCTCTCCTCTGACAACCCATCAGAGCAAACAACTATAAGACAAACGACAACATCAATCCTAAGAAAAAATCACCAGACACCACAGTCACTAAATTCAAAAGCCGAACTGGATAAAATGCTGACCTCTGTCACTTTCATGCCACTGGAAGCGGACCAGTGTATTGAAAAGAACGAGACAGAAGGTGAAGCAGCAGATCAAGAGAACCCTGTGACAAACATGCAAATAATAAAGCCATCAAACACTGCAAAGCAGCCAAGCATGAAACCAGTCCTTGAAAAGATTTGCTACTCAATCAAGTCAATAAGACAGATGACTCAAAACAAACGTCCATCCTGTCTGGAAAAGTCCAACAGCTTGCCAGACTTCTCCTCCCACGTAGCGTCTACGTTTGGCTCCTCATCTAAAGCTCTCCTCGCTTTCTTGGCTGTCATGACCCTCCAGGAAGGGCTTACAAACTTGAATAGGAATGAGCTGAACGCAAACAGCGTCAGCTGTGCGGAGGCTTTAAAAATGATCGATTCGCTCAAAGAAATTGCCGGAATCGAGGATTCCCACAGATTACAGACGAGTTTgtcaaatttgcaaaaaacgGCCTCAAAGCAGCTCCTGCAGAGCTGGAAGGGATTTCAGGAACTCAGTGACAAATGCAAAAGCCGCAGCTCAACGCCAAATGGTTCAGAGGCAGAACTCCTAACTGGAGAGAACCCCGAACAAGAGCGTGTCGCTGAAGAAAACATTATTGACGAGATCATGGATAACCTCGATGTACCGGAGAAGCTGAAGGAGGAACTGGCTTCTCTTTCATTAAGTCCAAAAAGTGAATCTGACATTACAGAGTCGTCACCTAAAGATAGCAGTAAAGAAATTGCTGATCATTTCTTCAAAGAGAAAGCCGCCACTGTTTTGGATTCCACACCAGATGATAAAGTGGATGTGGATGTAAGGTCCATCATTAAGCAAACACAACAATCTGGAGCAGACAAATCTCACCTGATGGCAGAGGAAGCAAAGGACAAACCGACAATCCCAACCACTAAAGACAATGATCCACCAGCTAACCCTACTGTTACTGAAGAAAAGTGGCTTCACAGTAAAGCATCGATGCTACAAGAGAACAAGGAGGACTTGCAGTCATGTCAGGACACATCAAGGGAGAATATCATCAAAGTAGAAGTCGGGAGTAAGAAAAATTTCAAgaaggactcaggtgcagatgATGAAGGGCAGAAAAAGAACTCAAGTGCCAGTAAAGAATTAGCAGAAAGAGGGAGTTGTAAGCAAAGTGTGATCAGTTCAGATGCAGGTGAGCTGAAGAGCTCAGGGGACGAGTCGGAAACTTCATGTGAGGAGATCAAACACGAGAGTATCGAGGGTGAAGACCTGTCCAAACCTGAAAGTCCCTCTGAAGAGGAAGATAGCAAGCTACCAAGCCCCAGCCAATACGTGGAACTAAATGTaagagaggagaaaagcatAACCAGCCAAGACAGAGAAAATCGGACAAAGGTCACGTGTACCGAGATGAGCAAAGGTGACTCGTCTGCCCCTGTGTGTCAGCCCAGCTCTGAGAAGGAACACCCGAGCCAAACATACAGCATGGGACTGACGGATGAAAGCACCGGAAACTCAGACATGGATGAGCCATCTTCAGAGGAAGAGCAGCCAGAGGTTGATAGCAAGAAGCTGCAAGTTATTGTTGAAGAAAGCACTGAGGAAGAGCAGGAGGACATGGAGGCGAAACAGCTTTGTGACCTTCCAGATGATCGCGAGCAAAAGAAAAGAGCTTCATCGTCTTTAACAGCTTTGATTGAAGAGCCAAATGAAGACAAGGTTAGCTCAGAAGATGAGGACCCTTACATTGAGGAGACATATATTTATGACAGGACAAACAGTGAGAGCACGCATAGCAATTTAATAGAAAATCAGACTTTAGAAAAAGAGAGTTGTGGGTTTAATGCAGACGATGATAGCGGGAACGATCACAACAGCTTTGAAGAGCACGCAGATGAAGAGGAGCCGAAGGTCCAAGAGGAAAAAATCACCAGCTCAATTGAAGAGTTAAGTTACTATGAAAAAGAGTCCAGCTCAGAGGAGGAAAATGCTCATGTGGACAGATATAAAGGAGAAACTGTAACCGACCAAGCAGCTCCTGCACTGGCAACACAGTCTGAAGGCACTACCTCTGAAAAGTCTGTGGAGAAGGTCCAGTCTGAAGAAATGATTTCCCAGTCAGTTGCAGAGAGAGTAATTCTTCTAGAAAAGCGAGTTGCTgatgcagagaaaagaaaaagcacaacaaAAAGTTCTGCAGTCAGATTTTACTCGCAAAAAGAGGCCCCTCAGGACTCAGGCGACGAGGATTCACCCTGTGAATCACCCACATCTCAGGTGACTCTCTGCACCCGATCAGCTCCCCAGTCGTCATTATCCTTCAGCTACGACTCCAGTGGCGTTATAACCACCGAGCCCGAAGGCAGCAGGGTCAGATCCATCAGGGAGATGTTCTTAGCCAGGAGCGCCACCAACATCCAGCAAACTCGTTTCCCAATTCCTCACACATCAGAGCTGGCTGAGCTAAGAGCCGAGACCTCCGTCAGTGGTGGATATCAATCTCAGACTTCAAGCGAACTGTCGAGTGGGGAAGATGATTCGGCGCGGAAATCCATCACTAAAGGCTTCGTGAGGAGGACAATCGAAAGGCTTTACGGCAAGAAGGATGCTAATACTGCTGAGGAAGCAAGTGAAAGGCCCCCATCTGAGCCAAAGCAGGAGAAAAATGGACAGTCGGGCATCCTCGCTTCCTTCCACACAGCCCGATCCAAAGCAATGTCTGAGCTCTCATACTTCTACTCCACAAATGCCCTCGACACCTTAAGCGAAGCGACGAGATGCATCGCTTTTAATGCACAGGTCGGGCCCGGCGACAGCATTCCCATTGATAACGGACGCTGGCTGCTTAGAGACAACACCCTCATCCGAAAGTCTGTTTCAGATCCAATTGGAATCAACAAATCTTTTACAAACACTCCTGAAGGCAAAGGAGCGTTTGAGGACACAGAGGAGAAAAGTCCCTATTCTCTGTTCGCCACAAAACCTGAACCAGAAGAAGACAAGACCAAACTGCTTTCCGGGAAGTGCACCTACTTTTCTTTGCCCCACGGCAGCGAGTCGGACATATATCAGGACGAGCTGAGCACGGTGAGCAAAAGCAGCGCATATGACGACAGCATCACAGAGGAAAAGGACAGCTCAGAAGACACCAAGACGTGGGCCGAGAGGAACGGCATGCTGCCTGCTGACTTTAAGATGATGGACAACAAAGTGCACCCAATGATGGAGCCTCAACCTGAAGGCGAAGTTGTAGTGGTGGTGCAGCCTGGAAAAGCTCAGGGTGTCGTTAATAGAAGGCTCCCGGAGCAGGACGTATTAGATGTACTGTACAATTTTTGTGGACAGCATTGTCCTTTACTGTAA